Genomic segment of Halococcus hamelinensis 100A6:
CCCGCCGATGGCCGTTTTCCTCCCGGAGCCGTGCGGCTGGTCGTCGACGACGTCACCCGCCACGCGACCATCGAGACCACCGACGACGGCGGCCACGAGGTCAAAGGAGCCTACGATAACGCCCGTCTCGCGCGCGAGCACGACGGCGAGGACCGACTCGAAGCCTGGCGGCGTGCGGTGGGCCTCGACCACGGTCGGCGGGTCGCCCTCGACATCGTCGAGTCGGGGTTCCTCTACGGGATCCGTAAACCGGGCGAGCGCTCGGTCTACGAGGCCGTCGAGTCACCGAACGAGAGCCTCGCGTCCATCGCGCGCGACCTCGACGGCTGAATCCCCCGGGCTTTTCTTCGCGGATCGACTACGGCGCGCATGAACCCCGAACGACGCGCGTTCCTCGCGGGCGACGAACCCGACGAGGTCCTGGTCTTCTTCGCCGAATCGGCGGTCTCGGACCTCGGCACCCTCTCCCAGCACGGCGAACAGGTCCCTCGGGGGGTCGTCCTCGTCCTCGAAGCCGAACGCGGCCGGAGCGCGTTCGAGGGCGCGACCGGCGTCGACCCGATGGCGCTCGCGAGCTCGGCGATGCAGGCCGAGGGAACCCTCGACCTCGACTCGTTCGAGGGCGAGTGTCCCGAGGGCGACGGTGGCGAGCACGCCCCGCGATTCGTCTTCGCGTTCGCGGAGGAACAGAACGAGGAGGTGGGCGAGATCTACGCCGAGGGCGACGTGATCCACGCCTACGCGGTCTGTGAGTGCGGGACGGCCTACTCCGACCGCTGGGTCGTGGACGAACGCTGACTCGTCGAATCCTCACACCACGCCGGACGTACGGCCGTTCTCAAAGCCACAACCGCCGGATCCGTCCACCCGGCAGTCGCACGCTCGGAGACACGATTGCTTCGGCTGGTCGGGCATGAGACAACGATCCGGGTTCCCGAAGTGTTCGGGTCCATCGATTCGTCCCCTACGTATCCCGTCTCCTCCATCTCTTCGAACACGTCGATGGTGAGAAACGATATCTACGACCGTGATTCGATGAACCGGGGTTAGGTCCAGTCGCGGACGTACTGTATGGTGTCGTCGAGGTCGTCGAACTGGCGCTCGATCCGAGAAACGGCTGTCTCGACCGCACCCGGCCGCATATCCTGGGGGACGAACAAAACACCGTGATGGGAGCCGAACTGGCCGAAATCCTTGTCGCCGTTAGTCAGTACAACCAACCCGTTTTCGCGTGCGTGCTCGATGACCGACTCGTCGGTCGCTGCCTGATCGAGCACATCCTGGACTCGAACGACCTCGTGACCGTGCGACCGGAGCGCATTCAGACACGCCGACTTGACGTGAACGTCCGCGATCAGGTCCATCAGGTGCGCTCTATCGTGCCGGGTCGTTCGCGGCGGATGTCCTCGACGAACGCGTCCCGACGGGTCTCGATCTCGTCCATCTCCTCGGGCGTGTCGTAATAGTACGCGAGCGCGTGATAGACGTCGGCGAGATCGATGTCGTAGTCGGCGGCGATCTGGGCGGGGTCGTCGCCCGCGTCGAGGCGTTCCTTGATGTGGATGACGCCAACGCGAGTCCCCTCTACTCGGGGGTCTCCACCGAGAACGTCCGGCGATCGCACAACCTCACGCATACCGATGAATCCTCGTCCGGGACGGTTAAGCGTACCGTCGGGTTGTCCGCCGCTGTCGATGTGATTCGCCGTCTCACTCGTTCGATTCGCCGTCGGCGACGCCGTCGACCACCTCCGAATCGAGCCGCTTGAACGCTTCCAGGATCACCCGTTTCGTCACCGCACCCTGAGTCGTCCAGTGGTGGGCGTAATCCAGCATGTCGTCGTAGATGTCGGGTTTACAGCCCGCGGCCTTCGGGTGGCCGCCGCCGTTGACCTGGCCCGCGACCTCGTGGCACCGCTCGAAACTTTCGGTGCCGCGGATGCTCGCGCTCCCGGCGGGTTTGACGACGACCGCCGCGTCGGCCCCCGCCTCCCGCAGCGCCTCACAGACCTCGTTCTGCGAGCAGCGGCCGTAGGTGACACCGACCGTCCACGGGCCGACGCGCTTCATCTCCGCGCGCTCGACCGCCCGCTCGATCAGCGCCTCCTTCTCGATCCGCTGGTCGGCGAGGAACGCCTCGACTTCGGATGGAAGGTCCGCGCCGTGTTCGCGCACGGTGGCGATGTACGCCTCGGGTTCGGCCCAGTGGGCGTAGTCGGCGAGGTCGTCGCTTCGGGGGTCCTCGCGCAGCCAGAGGTCGTGGTCGCGGGTGACGGCCGCGAGTTCGGTGTATCGCGGGTCGAAGTCGTGGTCGAGCGATTCGAGGGTCACGTCCGTCGAACAGACCTCCTCGCTGTCCCCGACCACGAGCCGCGCGCCGTGGTCGCGGACCTTCTCCATGTCTTCGGCCTCCCACTGGTGGTGGTCGAACCACTCGACGCTCGCGGCGCGGGTCGTGAGGCGGTCGAACTGGCCCGAGATGTAGTAGAAGTCGTCGACAGAGAGGTCGCAGACGAACACCTGCGCACCCGTCTCGACGTGATCGGCCACCCGGTCGATGGTGTTGCTCAGGTCGTGGGGGCCCGTCGGGATCAGCGCCACCTCGCCGAACGCCTCGCGGAGCAACGCGACACAGCCCAGTCCGTCCGCGTCGGGGTCGGCGAGGACCACCCGCTGGGCCCCGTCGAGCGCCTCGCGGGTCTCGCGCTCGGCGCGCTCCTCGTCGAACGAGTCGGGGTAGAAGAAACCCGCGCCCGGCAGGAGGGACTTCCTCGCGAGCGGGAGGGTTTCGTCGTCGATGAGTTCGTCGTTCATACCGACCTCTCAGTTCCGGTACCGAAGAAACCCCCGATCCCGGCCATCGGTCGTTACAGTCCGCCAGTTCCCCCGATCTTATGTCCGGCGGTAGCGTTCCCCTCTCAACGCGATGGCAACGCCGATCTGGGAACGTACGCAACCAGCGAGCGTTCTCCGCACCGGAGTCGCTCTCTGCGCGGTCGGGATCGTGGTTTTGGTCGACGCACCCCGAACGACCCCCGAAATCGCCCTCGCTGTCGTCGCGGTCTGTTGTCTCGCGTTCGAACTCGTTCGGACAGCCCGTGACCGATGGGACGACCGACCTGGTCTGGACGCCGGCGGCCACGGTCTCGTCAGCCTCGCGCTCGTCCTGCAGTCGATCCGCCTCACCGGGCTCGGCCCCGCGTTCGGGTACGCCGCCACTGTGCGAGCGCTCGCCGACCTCGGGATACTCCTCGCGGGCCTCGGGGTCCTCTCGATGTGGTGTTCGAACCGTACGAAACCCTCCACCGACCGGACGAGCGAAATGGATCGCTCCTGATTCGACGGGAACGTTCCCGACTCAGAGTCGGAGCGCCATCTCCATCTCGAAGCTCTCGGAGCCGCAGGTCTCGAAGCCGAACTTGTGATAGAGCGCGATCGCCGCCTGATTCCATCGCTCGACGGTGAGCCAGACGTGCTCCGCGCCGTCGGCCTGGGCGCTCCCGAGCAAGCCTTCGAGGAGCTGTGAGCCGACCCCGGCCTGCTGGTGGGTGTCGAGAACGAAGATCGCGAGCTCGTAGGCGTCCTCGCCGTCGGGCACGAGGGTCGCGTGGCCGACGCACTCCTCGCCGTGGACGGCGATGACGTTGTAGCTCCCCGCGAGGATCACTTCGAGCCAGT
This window contains:
- a CDS encoding DUF7112 family protein, with the translated sequence MPERLPSDHPSVETVEVTIDRWGRTRSRLSLPADGRFPPGAVRLVVDDVTRHATIETTDDGGHEVKGAYDNARLAREHDGEDRLEAWRRAVGLDHGRRVALDIVESGFLYGIRKPGERSVYEAVESPNESLASIARDLDG
- a CDS encoding DUF5807 family protein; this encodes MNPERRAFLAGDEPDEVLVFFAESAVSDLGTLSQHGEQVPRGVVLVLEAERGRSAFEGATGVDPMALASSAMQAEGTLDLDSFEGECPEGDGGEHAPRFVFAFAEEQNEEVGEIYAEGDVIHAYAVCECGTAYSDRWVVDER
- a CDS encoding DUF5615 family PIN-like protein → MDLIADVHVKSACLNALRSHGHEVVRVQDVLDQAATDESVIEHARENGLVVLTNGDKDFGQFGSHHGVLFVPQDMRPGAVETAVSRIERQFDDLDDTIQYVRDWT
- a CDS encoding DUF433 domain-containing protein gives rise to the protein MREVVRSPDVLGGDPRVEGTRVGVIHIKERLDAGDDPAQIAADYDIDLADVYHALAYYYDTPEEMDEIETRRDAFVEDIRRERPGTIERT
- a CDS encoding DHH family phosphoesterase, giving the protein MNDELIDDETLPLARKSLLPGAGFFYPDSFDEERAERETREALDGAQRVVLADPDADGLGCVALLREAFGEVALIPTGPHDLSNTIDRVADHVETGAQVFVCDLSVDDFYYISGQFDRLTTRAASVEWFDHHQWEAEDMEKVRDHGARLVVGDSEEVCSTDVTLESLDHDFDPRYTELAAVTRDHDLWLREDPRSDDLADYAHWAEPEAYIATVREHGADLPSEVEAFLADQRIEKEALIERAVERAEMKRVGPWTVGVTYGRCSQNEVCEALREAGADAAVVVKPAGSASIRGTESFERCHEVAGQVNGGGHPKAAGCKPDIYDDMLDYAHHWTTQGAVTKRVILEAFKRLDSEVVDGVADGESNE
- a CDS encoding GNAT family N-acetyltransferase; its protein translation is MRGYPEDHARTFDPPPITFTDAHGREIRIQEYDDEREALTAMYVAFDPADRAQGIPPADEDAVENWLEVILAGSYNVIAVHGEECVGHATLVPDGEDAYELAIFVLDTHQQAGVGSQLLEGLLGSAQADGAEHVWLTVERWNQAAIALYHKFGFETCGSESFEMEMALRL